GAAGAAGGAGAACGCCTTGGCGACCTTCTCCGGGCTGCCCGCGACCACGAGGGTGTCGCCGGGGAACACGCGGAAGTCGGGCGCCGGCGCGGGGTTGGCCGCGTCGCCGCGGACCACGGCCACCACCGTGAGCCCGACGATCCCGCGGTCGGCGGGCTTGCCGAGCTGCTGCCCGGCGATGTGGTCGTCGTAGTCGACGGTGAACCAGTCGATCGAGAGGCCGGGGATCTGGTCGAGCGCGGTGAGCGACTCCGTGATCTGGGTGCCGCCGAGCAGCTCGGCCAGGGTGTGCGCCTCGTCGTCGTTGAGGCGGAGGCTCACCTTGGCGCCGTCCTGGTCGCCCTCCGCGAACGTGATCAGGTCGCTGTGGCCGGAGCGGTGGGCGATGACGCCGACCTTGCCCCCGTCGGCCGTCAGGAACGTGTGCAGAACGCCGACTCCGGGCAGCTTGACCCTGCGGACCTCGACCATGCGTGCTCCATCCGCGCCTCGCGGCGCTCCTACCTCGGGGACCCTCCCAGCTTAGGCGCGCCCACCGTCGCCCCCGCGGCCGTTCGCCGGAGGGGAACGCCGAGGGAACCCCCATCCGTCGAGGCCGCCCGTTGCAGCGGTCCCTCTCGACGGTCCGGGGTTCCCTCGAGCGGTGAGGCGTCAGCTGGGCTGGTAGGGCGCGACGACGACCTCGACGCGCTGGAACTCCTTGAGGTCGGAGTAGCCGGTGGTCGCCATCGAGCGGCGGAGCGCTCCGATCAGGTTGGCGGTGCCGTTCGAGTCGGTCGCGGGGCCGTAGAGGACCTGCTCGAGGGTGCCGACCGTGCCGACCTGCACGCGGCGGCCGCGGGGAAGCTGCTGGTGGTGCGCCTCCTGGCCCCAGTGCCAGCCGCCGCCGGGAGCGTCGGTGGCGCGCGCGAGAGCCGATCCGAGCATGACGGCGTCGGCGCCGACCGCCACGGCCTTCACGATGTCGCCGGACGTGCCGAGGCCGCCGTCGGCGATGACGTGCACATAGCGTCCGCCCGACTCGTCGAGGTAGTCGCGGCGAGCGCCGGCGACGTCGGCGACCGCGGTCGCCATCGGAGCCTGGATGCCCAGCGTGGCGCGCGTGGTCGACGCGGCGCCGCCTCCGAAGCCGACGAGCACGCCCGCCGCTCCGGTGCGCATGAGGTGCAGGGCGGCCGTGTAGGTCGAGGCCCCGCCGACGATCACGGGCACGTCGAGCTCGTAGATGAACTTCTTGAGGTTGAGCGGCTCCTTGTCGCGCGAGACGTGCTCGGCCGACACGGTGGTGCCGCGGATGACGAACACGTCGACTCCCGCGTCGACGACCGTCTGGTACAGCTCGGCGGTGCGCTGCGGCGACAGGGCGCCGGCGACCGTCACGCCCGCGGCGCGGATCTCGTTGAGGCGCGCCGTCACCAGCTCGGGCTTGATCGGCTCCGAGTAGATCTCCTGCATGCGCTGCGTCGCGCGCTCGGCGGGCAGCTCGCGGATCTCGGCGAGCAGCGGCTCCGGGTCCTCGTAGCGCGTCCACAGACCCTCGAGGTCGAGCACCCCGAGCGCCCCGAGCCGCCCGAGCGTGATGGCCGTCGCGGGCGACACCACCGAGTCCATCGGCGCCGCGAGGATCGGAGTCTCGAACTGGTAGGCGTCGATCGCCCACTTCACCGACACCACTTCGGGATCCCTCGTCCGCCGGCTCGGGACGACGGCGATGTCGTCGAAGGCGTAGGCACGGCGGGCGCGCTTGCTTCGCCCGATCTCGATCTCAGTCACCGGACGAGTTTACCGGTGCTCGCCGGCCACGCGCCTCACTGCGCTCGTTGCACGGCCGCGGTCGGCCTCCCGACGTGGTCACGTGCGCCCGTTCGGCGCACGCCCGGACGCAGTCGCGGTGGGCGAAGCCCACTCGCGCTGCCGAGAGCAGACGCAGTCGCGGTGGGCGAAGCCCACTCGCGCTGCCGAGAGCAGGCGCAGTCGCGGCGAGGCTCCGCCTCGCTCGCGCTGCGTCCCTCGGTCACCAGCAGGCTGCCGCGCCTCCGGGAGAGGTGGCGGATCGCGACGGCGGCCCCTCCGGCGTGGTGGGCGTATGGGCCGAAGGCCCATCGGGCAGAGGGGCCGCCGTCGCGATCCGCCGCCGGCCCCTCACCAGAAGCAGACCCTCAGCGCCGGTAGTTCGGCGCCTCCACCACCATCTGCACATCATGCGGATGCGACTCCTTGAGCCCCGCCGCCGTGATCCGCACGAACTTCCCGCGCTCCTTGAGCTCCGAGATCGTCCGCGCCCCCACGTAGAACATCGACTGCCGCAGCCCGCCGGCGAGCTGGTACGCCACGTTCGCGAGCGGTCCGCGGTACGGCACCTGCCCCTCGATGCCCTCGGCGATCAGCTTGTCGTCGGTCGGCACGTCCGACTGGAAGTAGCGGTCCTTCGAGTAGGAGGTGCGCTCGCCGCGGGTCTGGAGGGCGCCGAGGGAGCCCATGCCGCGGTAGTTCTTGAACTGCTTGCCGTTCTGGAAGACGAGGTCGCCGGGGCTCTCCTCGCAGCCGGCGAGGAGCGAGCCGAGCATGACGGTGTCGGCGCCGGCCACGAGGGCCTTGGCGATGTCTCCGGAGTACTGGAGGCCGCCGTCGGCGATGACCGGGACGCCGGCCTCGCGGGCGGCGAGGGACGCCTCGTAGACGGCGGTGACCTGGGGCACGCCGACGCCCGCGACGACGCGCGTGGTGCAGATCGAGCCGGGGCCGACTCCGACCTTGATGGCGTCGGCGCCGGCGTCGACGAGCGCCTGGGCGCCGGAGCGGGTGGCGACGTTGCCGCCGATGACGTCGACTCCTGCGAAGGCGGGGTCGGCCTTGAGGCGGCGGATGATGTCGAGGACGCCGGCGGAGTCGCCATTGGCCGTGTCGACGACGATCACGTCGACTCCGGCCTCGAGGAGTGCGGTGGCGCGCTGCCAGGCGTCGCCGAAGAAGCCGATGGCGGCCCCGACGCGGAGGCGTCCGGAGGCGTCCTTCGTGGCGTTGGGGTACTGCTCCGACTTGTCGAAGTCCTTGACCGTGATGAGCCCGGCGAGCTTGCCCTGCTCGTCCACGAGGGGCAGCTTCTCGATCTTGTGCTGCGCGAACAGCGCGATGACCTCGCTGTCGGGGATGCCGACGCGACCGGTGATGAGTCCGGAGCTGGTCATCACGTCGCGGACGAGGGTCGAGGCCTTCTCGAACGGCGAGACGAAGCGCATGTCGCGGTTGGTGATGATGCCGACGAGGACGCCGGTGGAGTCGACGACGGGGAGTCCGCTGATGCGGTACTGCCCGCAGAGCTCGTCGACCTGGGCGACGGTCGCGTCGGGGGTCGTGGTGACGGGGTTCGAGACCATCCCCGACTCGCTGCGCTTCACGCGGTCGACCTGGTCGGCCTGGTCGGCGATCGAGAGGTTGCGGTGCAGGATGCCGATCCCGCCCTGGCGCGCCATGGCGATCGCCATCCGCGCCTCGGTGACCGTGTCCATGGCCGCCGAGAGGAGGGGGGTGGCGACGGTGATCCGCTTGGTGAGCCGGGAGGTCGTGTCGGCCTCGCTCGGGATGACGTCGGTGTGCCCGGGGAGGAGCATGACGTCGTCGTAGGTGAGTCCGAGGAATCCGAAGGGATCCGGCTGGTCCATCAAGGCCCCTTAATCAGGTCGACAGCGGCTGCCCGGGAGGAGGGAGGAGGGCGTCCGGTCCCGAGTGCCCGGATGCTCAATCTTAAGCGCCGGGGCGGGCCGTCTATTCCGCAGGGACGGAGGGCCAGGAGCGCAAGCACTGCGGTTCCCGCACGCGGGAGCGCTCTCCGCCCCGCATAATGTCGTCACGCGTACGTGCCGACGGGGAAACACCACCGACACATGCGGAACGTATGGTCAACCAACGTTGTTTGACGACGGCGATTCGGCCCTGCCCGGAGACCCCATCCGTCTGTGCACCCTGACGAGAGGTAGACGTCTTGCTCACAGCCAGCCGTTCGACGCGCCACAAGCGCTCGACGACCCTGCATCCGACGGACCGGGAGGCGCCCCGTGGATAGGAGACCCCCGCGATTCCGCGTCGTCCGCGACCGCCTGCTCGCGCTCGGCCTGCTCGCCGCGACCCTCACCGGTCTCGCCGCCGCCGCGCCCGCCGCACTCGCCGAAACGACCGCCGACCAGTCGATCATCGCCTGGGTCCGCGTCCAGGGCACGAACGAGAACCTCGCCGGCGTGACCGTCGAGATCGCCGGTGACGCCTCCGCGACGGTGACCACCGGCGACGACGGCCGGGCCACGTTCCCGCTCGACGCCGCGGGCACGTACACCGTGACGGTCGACGAGCAGACGCTCCCCGCCGACAAGGGCTACCCGGCCGCCGGTCAGAACCCGAAGGAGGTGAAGATCGTCGCCTCGCAGAACCAGATCGTGAACTTCATCGTCTCGACGGCGAACCCGATCGGCTCCGGGGCGACCGCACCGGTCCCGACGGACTCCGCGTCCCCCACCACTCCCGCCACCGAGGGCACCACCGGCAACGGCGCGACCAACCCCGACGGCACCTCGAACGCGATCACGCCGCCCGTGTCGGCCGACACCTTCTGGATCATCTTCTGGCCCAAGGTCGTCACCGGTCTGATCTTCGGCCTCCTGATCGCCCTCGCCGCGATCGGCGCCTCGCTGATCTACGGCGTGACGGGGCTGAACAACTTCGCCCACGGCGAGCTGGTCACCTTCGGCGCCCTGATGGCCTACCTCTTCTCGGGCGTCTTCGGGCTGCCCGCGCTGCTCGCGATCCCGTTAGCGGTGATCCTCGGAGGCGCCTTCGGCTTCGCGCAGGACGGCCTGCTCTGGAAGCCGCTGCGCAAGAAGGGCATCCAGCTGATCCCGCTGATGATCGTCACGATCGGCCTCTCGCTCGCGCTGCGCTACACCTTCGTGTTCTTCTTCGGCGCCGACCGCCTGTCGCTCCCCAACAGCACCGCTCCGTTCTTCACGGTGCCCGAGCTCGGGATCAGCCTGAAGTTCACCGACCTCGTCGGTGCGGTCGTCGGGGTCATCTGCATCGTGGGCGTCGCCCTGGTGCTGACCAAGACCAAGATCGGCAAGGCGATGCGCGCGGTGTCCGACAACCGGGCCCTCGCCTCCGCCTCGGGCATCAACGTCGAGCGCGTCATCCGAGTGGTCTGGGTGCTCTCGGGCGCCCTGGCCGCACTCGCGGGCGTCTACATCGGCTACTACCAGTCGCTGCGCTGGGACACCGGAGCGTCGATCCTGCTGCTGATCTTCGCGGCGATCACGCTCGGCGGGCTCGGCTCCGCCTACGGAGCGCTGGTCGGCTCGCTCATCATCGGCCTGATGATGAACATCTCGACGATCTGGATCCCGGAGAACCTCAAGTACGTGGCTCCGCTCGTCCTCATGATCATCATCCTGCTGGTCAGGCCGCAGGGAATCCTCGGTCGCAAGGAACGGATCGGCTGACACCATGAATCTCAACTTCATCTGGCTGGCGATCGGGCAGATCGTCGACCCCACCGTCGCCGCGTACGCGCTGGCGACCATCGGCCTGGTCATCCACTTCGGATTCACGGGACTGCTCAACTTCGGACAGGCCGGCTTCATGGCGGTGGGCGGCTACGCCTTCGCCATCACCTCGGTCAAGTTCGAGTGGCCCGTCTGGGGCTCCCTGCTCGCGACGATCGTCGCGGCGACGGTGTTCGCGCTGATCCTCGGCATCCCGACGCTGCGCCTGCGCGCCGACTACCTGTCGATCGTGACGATCGCGGCGGCCGAGATCATCCGGCTCTCGGTCAAGACGCCCGAGTTCTCGGCGGTCACCGGAGGCTCGGAGGGCATCAACGGCGCCGCCCGCGCCTTCAACGACCTCAACCCGCTCCCGGAGGGGCGCTGGGGCATCGGTGTCCTGACCTACTCCCAGGACCAGTGGTGGGTGCGCATCGTGGGCTGGACCCTCGTCCTGCTCGCCTGCCTCCTGGTGTTCCTCCTGATGCGCAGCCCCTGGGGCCGTGTCATCAAGGGCATCCGCGAGGACGAGGACGCCGTGCGCTCGCTCGGCAAGAACGTCTTCTCGTACAAGATCCAGGCACTGATCCTCGGCGGCGTGCTGGGCGGCCTGGCCGGAGCGCTGTTCATCCTGCCCCGCTCGCTGCAGCCCGACAACTACGGCACGCAGCTCACGTTCTTCCTCTACACGATCATGCTGCTGGGCGGTGCCGCGACGGTCTTCGGACCGGTCGTCGGCTCGATCATCTTCTGGGTCGTGCTGGGCCTGACCGACGGTCTCCTCACGCTCGGGATCGACACCGGGGTCCTCAACAACGACCTCATCCGCCTCACCACCGTGCAGACCGGCCCGATCCGGTTCATCGTGGTGGGGGTCGCGCTCATGCTCCTGGTGATCTTCAGACCCCAGGGGATCTTCGGCAAGAAGAAGGATCTCCACTTTGCCTAAAACGCCTGTCTCGGACATCACCGAGGACGAGATCGTCCCCGGGGTCAAGAAGAAGGACCCCATCGTCGTCGCCGACAGTGTCAGCCGGCGCTTCGGCGGCCTGACCGCGGTCGACGTGGCTCACGTCGAGATCCCCCGCGGCTCCATCACCGCCCTGATCGGCCCGAACGGTGCCGGCAAGACGACGTTCTTCAACCTGCTGACGGGCTTCGACAAGCCCAACACGGGCCGCTGGAACTTCAAGGGCAAGAACCTCGCGAACGTCCCCGCCTACAAGGTGTCGCGGATGGGCATGGTGCGCACGTTCCAGCTCACCAAGGCCCTCGGCGGCATGACGGTGCTCGAGAACATGCTCCTCGGGGCCAAGGGGCAGAAGGGCGAGAACATCTTCACCTCGCTCATCCGCCCGCTGTGGTCGAAGGAGGAGGAGTCGATCGAGGAGCGCGCGATCCGCCTGCTCGAGAAGTTCAAGCTCGACACCAAGAAGGACGACTACGCGTCGAGCCTCTCGGGCGGCCAGAAGAAGCTGCTCGAGATGGCGCGCGCGCTGATGTCGGATCCCGAGCTGGTCATGCTCGACGAGCCGATGGCCGGCGTGAACCCGGCGCTGACGCAGTCGCTCCTGGGGCACATCGTGAACCTGAAGGACGAGGGCATGACCGTGCTCTTCGTCGAGCACGACATGCACATGGTCAACACCATCGCCGACTGGGTGATCGTGATGGCCGAGGGCAAGGTCGTCGCGGAGGGTCCGCCCTCCACAGTCATGAACGACCAGGCCGTCATCGACGCCTACCTGGGCGCCCACCACGACACCGATCTCGGCACCGTCGAGGGACAGCTCGAGATCGCCGAGGAGATGGAGTCGGACCTCGTGCGCGAGGACGTCGAGAAGCAGGCGCAGGAGGCCGGCATCGTGCCGCCCGCCACGGCGCCCGCCTCTCCGGCGGTCGACTTCGGGAAGGACGAGAAATGAGCGTCGACACGCAGAACACCCTCGAGACGCACGACCTCCACGCGGGGTACGTGCCGGGAGTGAACATCCTGAACGGCTCGAACGTCTACGTGAAGAAGGGCGAGCTCGTCGGCATCATCGGCCCCAACGGCGCCGGCAAGTCGACCCTCCTGAAGGCGATGTTCGGGCTGGTCAACATCCGGCAGGGCACGGTGATCCTGAACGGCGAGGACATCACCGGGCAGAAGGCCGACAAGCTGGTCTCGAAGGGCGTCGGCTTCGTGCCGCAGAACAACAACGTCTTCCCGTCGCTCACCATCGAGGAGAACCTCGAGATGGGCGTCTACCAGAAGCCGAAGACGTACCGCGAGCGCCTCGAGTTCGTCACCGAGCTGTTCCCGGAGCTGTCCAAGCGCCTCAAGCAGCGCTCGGGCTCGCTCTCGGGCGGCGAGCGCCAGATGGTGGCGATGTCCCGGGCCCTGATGATGGACCCGTCGATGCTGCTGCTGGACGAGCCGAGCGCCGGCCTCTCGCCGATGCGCCAGGACGAGACGTTCGTCAACGTCCAGCGGATCAACCGGGCCGGGGTGTCGATCATGATCGTCGAGCAGAACGCGCGCCGCGCGCTGCAGATCTGCGACCGCGGCTACGTGCTCGACCAGGGTCGCGACGCCTACGAGGGCAAGGGGCGCGAGCTCATGAACGACCCCAAGGTGATCGAGCTCTACCTCGGCACGCTCGCGACGACCAACGAGGTCACCACGAGCACGCCCACCGTCGGCGGCTGAGTCCGCCGCACCGCCAGGGGCCCGTCGTCCGCCGAGAGGCGACGGCGGGCCCTCTGCGTCCCCCGGGAGGAGCCGGATGCGCCGCCTCGCGTCAGCGCTCGTGATCGCCGCCCTGGCGGCGCTCCTCGCCGGCTGCGCTCCCGGGCCCGCGACGCGGCTCCCCGAGGGCGTGAGCGTCAGCATCCGGCAGAACCGCGACGACTACGGTCCGAGGCGCCTCGAGGTGCTCGTCGAGAACGGCACCGGCGCTCCGCTCGACGTCTGGGAGGCGCGGTTCGACTCCACCGCCTTCACCGAGGCGGTCGTCACCGAGGAGCCGACGACGGTCCGCGCCGGGACGACCACCGCGATGCGCCTCCTGCTCGCCTCCCCCGACTGCTCCACCGAGTCGCCGGAGTCGTCCGTGCGGCTCGCCTACACGCAGGGCGCCGTGTCGGGCACGGCGACGCTCTCCCCCGACGATCCGTTCGGCAGCATCGACCGCATCCACGACGAGGACTGCCTCGCCGAGCGCGTGGCCGGCATCGTCGCGATCCTCCCGGGCGAGGAGGTCGTCGTCGCCCAGGAGGACGGCCGGGCGGTCGCCCATCTCGCCCTCACCCTCACCCCGGCAGGAGGGCCCGGCACCGTGTCGATCGGAGGCGTCGCGCGCACGATCCTGCTGCGCCCCGCCTCCGGTGCCGACTCCTGGCCGGCCGGCGCGCGCCTCGACGCCGGCTCCGCACCGGTCGTGCTCGACCTCGCGATCGTCCCGAGCAACTGCAGCACGCACACGGTCTCGGAGGACAAGCGCGGCACCTTCCTGCCGGTCTCGGTCGCGATCGACGGCGGCGCCTCCGGGGTCGTCCCGATCGGCGTGAGCGACGCCGTGCGGGGCGCGCTGTACGACTACATCGCCACCGACTACTGCCGCTGGTGACGCACGTCGGACGAGAGGAACTCTCCGATCCAGCACCCCCCGTCCAAGGGACGGTTCGAGGGGGGCTGTGAAGTAATTTTGGTGACAGAGACGTCGCTCCCGACAGGACGCGCGGTCCCTCTCCTCCTGATCGGAGGCGGGTTCCGCCCCCGGCGGGGAGGCGGATCCGTCAGACGGCCGGCGCTGGAGCGCCCCGTGCCGACCGCCTTCGAAGGAGCCGCCATGAAGAGCTACACCCCTGCACCCGTCGACCTCGGCGCCACCTTCGGAACCGGTGCGATCGGCGACTACGACCGCTGGACGGTCGTCGGGGTGTACGCGCAGGTCGTCATCGCTGAGACCACCGGCGGCAAGCGCCGCAACTACAGCCGCTCGTTCGTCACCTACCGCCTCGCCCAGGAGGCGGAGCTGCTGCGCGCCTCCTAGGCGGCATCGATCGCGCGGCGCCGCGTCAGGCCGACCCGCGCTCGATCAGCTCGGTGGGCAGGATGATCGCCGCCGGCTTCTCCCCCGCGATGCTCTGCAGCAGGAGCCTCACCATCTCGGAGCTGATCCGCCCGAACGGCTGCCGCATCGTCGTGAGCGCGGGCTCCGTCGAGAGCGCGACGCTCGAGTCGTCGAAGCCGCCGACCGACACGTCCTCCGGCACCCGCCGACCCGCCCGCTGCAGGGCGTCGATCGCGCCGGCCGCCATCCGGTCGTTGGCCGCGAACACCGCGTCGAGATCGGGGCGCGCCTCGATCAGCTCGGTCATCGCCCGGTCGCCGCTCAGCCGGCTGTAGTCGCCGTAGCGGACGAGGGTCTCGTCGTAGTCCTCGCCCAGCTCGCGCCGGTAGCCGGCGAGGCGGGTGAGGCCTCCGGGGGTGTCCCGGGGACCCGCGATCGTCGCGACCCGACGGCGGCCCTTCGAGCGGAGGAACGCGACCATCTCGCGCGCACCCTCCTCGTCGTCGGCGGCCACGTAGCCCATCCGCTTCTCGTAGCCGAGCGGGATGCCGCAGGCGATGGCGGGCACGGCGAGGTCCTGGATCTCGCGCAGGAGTCCCTGCCCGCCGTGCGCCGAGACCAGGAGCACGCCGTCGACGTGCCCGGCGCCGAGGTAGGCGAGCGCGCGCTTCTGCTCGGCGGTGCTGCCCGCCATGATCAGCACGAGCGACACCGCGCGCTCGGCGAGGGCCGCGGCGGCTCCCGTCAGCAGCGTCGAGAAGTTCGGGTCCTCGAACAGCAGCTGGTGCTCCTCGGTGAGCAGGAACGCCACCGAGTCGGTCCGGTTGGTCGCGAGGCTGCGCGCGTGCGGATTGACGCGGTAGCCGGTCTTCTTGATCGCCGCCTCGACCGCGAGCTTCGCGTCGGGGCTGACCCACTTGCCTCCGTTGAGGACGCGGGACACCGTGCCGCGCGAGACGCCCGCCTCGAGGGCGACGTGCTCGATCGTCGGACGCTGGCGGCCGGAGGCGGTGGTCACCCGGTCAGCTTAGGGTGCGGCGACGCTGCAGCCGACGTCACGCCTTCACCGCGCCCGCGGCGAGGTCGACCTTCCAGAACCGCTGCAGGACCAGGAAGATCGCGATCAGCGGGATGACCGACAGCAGCGCCCCGGTGATCACCAGCGTGTAGAGCGACGGCGCGGAGGCGCCCTGGTTGAGCAGGCCGTTCAGCCCGACGGTGAGCGGGAACAGCTCGTCGTTGCCGAGCATGATGTACGGCAGCATGAAGTTGTTCCAGATCGCGACGAACTGGAAGAGGAAGATCGTGACCAGACCCGGCAGCAGCATCGGCGTCGCGATCCTGGAGAAGATGTACATCTCGCCGGCGCCCTCGGTGCGGGCCGCCTCGATCACGTCAGTGGGGACGGCCGCGGCGGCGTAGATCCGCGCCAGGTAGATGCCGTAGGGGCTGATGATCTGCGGCAGCAGCACACCCCAGAAGGTGTTCGTGAGCCCGACGTTCGCGAGCAGGAAGTACTGCGGGATGGCCAGGATGACGCCCGGCACGAGCACGCCCATCAGCAGGACGTTGAACACGGCCTTCTTGCCCGGGAACTCGAACTTCGCGAGCACGTAGCCCGACAGCGCCGAGATCCAGGTGGAGGCGATCGCGCCGATCCCCGCGTAGAGCGCGGTGTTCAGCATCCAGCGCCAGAAGAGGCCGTCGCGGTACGAGGTGAGCGCGACGATGTTGTCGATCAGGTGCGAGCTCGGCGCGAGGGTGAACGTCGAGAAGAGCTCGCCGCCGTCCTTCGTCGAGGCCATCAGCACCCAGAACACGGGGAACAGGCAGTAGATCGCGCCGACGAGGAGGATCCCGGTCGAGATCGCGCTCGGCCGCTCGCGGCGGGCGAGGGGTGAGCGGGGGGTGGTGGCTGCGGCGCCGGGGCGCGTGGCGAGAGCGGTCATGGGTCAGTCCTCCTGTCCGAAGGCTCGCTTCTGCACGACCCGGAGGAAGAGGAAGGAGATGATGAAGGTGGCCAGGGCGATCACGACGGAGGTCGCCGCGGCGGAGTAGATGTCGTCACGGGTGAAGGCGTCGCGGTAGACGAGCATGAGCGGCGACCAGCTGGTCGAGAGGCTGTTGGTGAGGGGCCGCAGCGTCGTCGGCTCGGCGAAGACCTGCAGGGTCGCGACCATCGAGAACAGCGCCGTCATCACGAGCGCGGGCGCGAGGATCGGGATCTTGATGCGCAGTGCGATCTGGACCTCGCTCGCCCCGTCGATCCGGGCCGCCTCGTAGATGTCGCTCGAGACCGCCTTCAGCGACGTGTAGATGACGATCATGTTGAAGCCGACGCCACCCCACAGCGCGATGTTGGCGATGCCGAAGATCACGGCTCCGGAGGAGAGCAGGCTCGGCGCATCCCAGCCGAGGCGCTCGAAGACGTAGTAGAAGGGGCTGACGGCCGGGAGGTAGAGGAAGCCCCAGAGCAGCGAGCTGATGACGGCGGGCACCGCGTAGGGCAGGAAGATCGAGATCCGCGAGAAGCCGACGGCGCGGGTGCGCTTCGAGTCGAGCAGCAGCGCGAACAGCAGGGCGAGGCCCAGCATGCACGGGATGAGGATGAGGCCGTACAGCAGCACGCGGCCCACGCTCGCCGCGAACTCGGGGTCGGACAGCGCCGAGACGTAGTTCTCGACACCGGCGAACACCTGCTTCTGCGCACCCGAGCCGAGCCCGAGTCCGGTGACCTGCTTCTTCTGGAAGCTGAGGAACAGCGTGTAGAAGATGGGCGCCGCCATGAAGGCGACGAAGAGCAGGATGCCGGGCGCGAGCATCGCGTACGGCACCCCGACGCGCGAGCGCCAGCCCGCGCGGCCCCGGGAGGCGGGTCGGCCCCGGCGCCTCGGCGGCGCGGCGCCGTCGGCGGGTCGGCTGATCGTGGGAGCGGTCATCGCTGGTCCTCGTCCTGCTTGCTGTGTGGTTCGGTGCCGGCGGGCGTCGCCGCGCGGGGTGGGGCGGGGCGGAGGCGGGAGTGGCGACTCCCGCCTCCGTCACCGCTACTTCACGGAGAAGCCGCTGGAGACCAGGTCGTCCTCGGTGATCGACTGCATCGACGCGACGGCGTCGACGAAGGCCTGCTTCGTCTTCGCG
The genomic region above belongs to Rathayibacter sp. VKM Ac-2759 and contains:
- a CDS encoding carbohydrate ABC transporter permease, whose protein sequence is MTALATRPGAAATTPRSPLARRERPSAISTGILLVGAIYCLFPVFWVLMASTKDGGELFSTFTLAPSSHLIDNIVALTSYRDGLFWRWMLNTALYAGIGAIASTWISALSGYVLAKFEFPGKKAVFNVLLMGVLVPGVILAIPQYFLLANVGLTNTFWGVLLPQIISPYGIYLARIYAAAAVPTDVIEAARTEGAGEMYIFSRIATPMLLPGLVTIFLFQFVAIWNNFMLPYIMLGNDELFPLTVGLNGLLNQGASAPSLYTLVITGALLSVIPLIAIFLVLQRFWKVDLAAGAVKA
- a CDS encoding sugar ABC transporter permease — encoded protein: MLAPGILLFVAFMAAPIFYTLFLSFQKKQVTGLGLGSGAQKQVFAGVENYVSALSDPEFAASVGRVLLYGLILIPCMLGLALLFALLLDSKRTRAVGFSRISIFLPYAVPAVISSLLWGFLYLPAVSPFYYVFERLGWDAPSLLSSGAVIFGIANIALWGGVGFNMIVIYTSLKAVSSDIYEAARIDGASEVQIALRIKIPILAPALVMTALFSMVATLQVFAEPTTLRPLTNSLSTSWSPLMLVYRDAFTRDDIYSAAATSVVIALATFIISFLFLRVVQKRAFGQED